The following DNA comes from Bacteroidia bacterium.
GATGTTTTTATCGACTTCCTCACCGATAGTGGAACCGGTGCTATGAGCGATTCACAATGGGCCGGCATTATGTTGGGTGATGAAAGTTATGCCGGCGCCAAAAGCTGGGAACACCTTGAAGCGGTAGTGAAAGATTTAACCGGGATGCCTTACATCCTTCCTACCCACCAAGGCAGGGCAGCCGAGCGCATTTTATATGGACTTTTGGGAGGAAAGGATAAAGTTTTTATTTCCAATACCCATTTCGATACCACCCGGGCCAATATCGAATTTACTGGAGCAAGCGCCATAGATATTTTACCCGATGAAGCCCGGGATCCTGAATTATACCTGCCTTTCAAAGGAAATATGGATTTGGATAAATTACAAATCCTAATTGAAGAAAAGGGAGCCGGAAACATTGGTGCTGTGATTATTACTGTTACCAATAATTCTGCCGGAGGTCAACCCGTTAGCATGGCCAATGTAAAAGCCTTACGCGCTATTTGCGACCAACATGGTTTGCTCCTGGTTATTGATGGTTGCCGAATCGCCGAAAATGCCTATTTCATCAAGCAAAGGGAAGCCGGATACCAGAACAAATCCTACAAAGAAATTGCTCAGGAAATGCTCCGACTCGGAGATGCCTTTATTATGAGTGCCAAAAAGGACGGCATGGTTAATATCGGCGGACTTCTTACCTTGAATGATGAGGCACTTTCGGTACGTTGCAAAAACCTCCTGATTATTTCCGAAGGCTTTACTACCTATGGCGGTTTGGCCGGAAGGGATATGGAAGCTTTGGCCATCGGACTGCAAGAAGTTTTTAATCCCGATTACCTGAATTACCGCATTCGCAGCACTGCCTATTTGGGTGAACATTTGCGCAATATGGGCATACCGGTGGTGTGGCCCATAGGTGGACATGCTGTATACATTGATGCTCATAAGTTATATCCTCACATACCCATCAACCAATTTCCGGGTCAGGCCCTGGTGTGTGATTTATATGTGCAGGGAGGTATTCGCTGCGTGGAAGTAGGTTCGGTGATGTTTGGAAAAAATGATGAAAAGGGTGAACTGATTCCGGCTGCCAATGAATTGGTTCGACTGGCCATTCCGCGCCGGGTCTACACCCAAAGCCATATAGACTATGTGTTGGAAGTTTTCGAAGATATTCTAAAAATGAAGGAACAAAAAACCGGCTATCGAATTACCTATGAGCCGCCATTTCTG
Coding sequences within:
- a CDS encoding tryptophanase codes for the protein MTEKKRKVLAEPFKIKMVEPLKVTTEEYRQNALKEAGYNPFLLHAEDVFIDFLTDSGTGAMSDSQWAGIMLGDESYAGAKSWEHLEAVVKDLTGMPYILPTHQGRAAERILYGLLGGKDKVFISNTHFDTTRANIEFTGASAIDILPDEARDPELYLPFKGNMDLDKLQILIEEKGAGNIGAVIITVTNNSAGGQPVSMANVKALRAICDQHGLLLVIDGCRIAENAYFIKQREAGYQNKSYKEIAQEMLRLGDAFIMSAKKDGMVNIGGLLTLNDEALSVRCKNLLIISEGFTTYGGLAGRDMEALAIGLQEVFNPDYLNYRIRSTAYLGEHLRNMGIPVVWPIGGHAVYIDAHKLYPHIPINQFPGQALVCDLYVQGGIRCVEVGSVMFGKNDEKGELIPAANELVRLAIPRRVYTQSHIDYVLEVFEDILKMKEQKTGYRITYEPPFLRHFTARFERI